The following proteins are co-located in the Oceanotoga teriensis genome:
- a CDS encoding DUF2804 domain-containing protein, with translation MAQKEILKTVKLCDSQGNLNNSAIGWSKNPVHKINLKGSPFRKKRWNYWAINNSNLSLTIAITTFEYASVGFIYLMDYKNNEFYEDKEVIPGSMNVYLPDSLLGTNSFNGKKITIEMLHKNKEVIINASSKKFKSEFFIEYPENYESLNVVIPWNEKRFQYTSKQNCLPVEGALYTNNQTIIFEKNSSLASLDFGRGKWPYETFWNWATFSTYISKNKIGINFGAKWTDGTGMNENAITYNDKIYKINEDIKFIYDKKNLMANWTLKNSNESINLKFTPLYIRKDRTKALFIKSKFDQIFGYFNGYVQINDKKINITKTYGCVEEHKAKW, from the coding sequence ATGGCTCAAAAAGAAATCTTGAAAACAGTTAAATTATGTGATTCACAAGGTAATCTAAACAATTCAGCCATAGGTTGGTCAAAAAATCCCGTTCACAAAATAAATTTAAAAGGTAGCCCTTTTAGAAAAAAGAGATGGAATTATTGGGCTATAAATAATTCAAACTTAAGTTTAACAATAGCCATAACTACATTCGAATATGCAAGTGTTGGTTTTATATATTTAATGGACTATAAAAATAATGAATTTTATGAAGATAAAGAGGTTATTCCAGGCAGTATGAATGTATATCTTCCAGACTCTCTTTTGGGAACTAATTCTTTCAATGGTAAAAAAATTACAATAGAGATGCTCCATAAAAATAAAGAAGTGATAATAAATGCAAGTTCAAAAAAATTTAAAAGTGAATTCTTTATAGAATATCCAGAAAACTATGAATCTTTAAATGTTGTAATCCCATGGAATGAAAAAAGATTTCAATATACTTCCAAACAAAATTGTCTCCCAGTTGAAGGAGCTTTATATACAAACAATCAAACTATAATATTCGAAAAAAATAGTTCCTTGGCTTCCCTTGATTTTGGAAGAGGCAAATGGCCTTATGAAACATTTTGGAATTGGGCTACATTCTCGACATATATTTCAAAAAATAAAATAGGTATAAACTTTGGTGCAAAATGGACTGATGGAACTGGTATGAATGAAAATGCCATAACTTATAATGACAAAATCTATAAAATAAATGAAGATATAAAATTTATATATGATAAAAAAAATTTAATGGCAAATTGGACTTTAAAAAATTCAAATGAAAGTATAAACCTAAAATTCACTCCATTATATATAAGAAAAGATAGAACAAAAGCTTTATTTATAAAATCTAAATTTGATCAAATTTTTGGATATTTTAATGGATATGTCCAAATAAACGACAAAAAAATAAATATAACAAAAACTTATGGTTGTGTTGAAGAACATAAAGCTAAATGGTAA
- a CDS encoding ABC transporter ATP-binding protein, producing the protein MQDKEKRKSNFKFLLEISGKEKIKLYTSAIFSVLSTVLSMVPYIIVYYIVLELFKPSIDFERIKNLAFITCIFVIIRVILFLSSGVFSHIAAFTILYELRMKAVKHMAKLNMGFFTTNTTGNIKKAINEDIEKLENFIAHQIPDLSAAAVAPIIFLIFLFTLNWKLAFILLIPIVLGFLLQTFWILSAKQNMIDYHNLLSKLNSTIIQYINGMNIMKAFNLTSETFEKYKNTNKEYADYWCELSKKQAPSYAIFSVLIDSGLLFIIPIGGLMYLNGSVNVSVYILFILMSKNFLSSFKNLLEFGMTFTMLLEGAGKVRDILDREEQSSGDKLLDKDIKGEIEYKNIKFKYDKEEVIKDISFKIKPKTTVALVGPSGSGKTTLGQLLGRFWDVDDGSITIDGVDIRDISFESLMNNTSFVFQDVFMLQDSIFENIRMGSDSSKEDIENAAKKAQIHDFIMSLPEKYDTLLGENGIKLSGGEKQRISIARAILKNTPIVVLDEVTSYSDIENESKIQIALRELLKNKTGIIIAHRLYTIKNSDNIIVLNEGKIQEMGTHDQLMNKEGLYKHLWNMYDYDLVKDEEEV; encoded by the coding sequence ATGCAGGATAAAGAAAAAAGAAAGTCAAATTTTAAGTTTTTACTTGAAATTTCTGGAAAAGAAAAAATTAAATTGTATACATCTGCAATTTTTAGTGTTTTAAGTACAGTTTTATCTATGGTTCCATATATAATCGTTTATTATATTGTTCTTGAACTTTTTAAACCTAGTATTGATTTTGAAAGAATAAAAAATTTGGCATTTATAACTTGTATATTTGTTATAATAAGAGTTATTTTATTTCTTTCATCGGGAGTATTTTCTCATATTGCGGCATTTACGATTCTTTATGAACTTAGAATGAAAGCTGTAAAGCATATGGCAAAGCTTAATATGGGTTTTTTTACAACTAATACAACCGGTAATATAAAAAAAGCTATAAATGAAGATATAGAAAAACTTGAAAATTTTATTGCACATCAGATTCCTGATTTGTCTGCAGCAGCTGTTGCACCAATAATATTTTTGATATTTTTGTTTACATTGAATTGGAAATTGGCATTTATACTATTAATTCCAATTGTATTGGGTTTTTTATTACAAACTTTTTGGATATTGAGTGCAAAACAAAATATGATAGATTATCATAATTTATTGAGTAAGTTGAATTCTACAATTATACAGTATATAAATGGAATGAATATAATGAAAGCTTTTAATTTAACTTCAGAAACTTTTGAAAAATATAAGAATACAAATAAAGAATATGCAGATTATTGGTGTGAGTTATCTAAAAAACAAGCACCATCATATGCAATATTTAGTGTTCTTATAGATTCTGGATTATTGTTTATCATACCAATAGGTGGTTTGATGTATTTAAATGGTAGTGTCAATGTTTCTGTATATATACTTTTCATATTAATGTCAAAAAACTTTTTATCATCTTTTAAAAATCTTCTTGAATTTGGTATGACTTTTACTATGTTATTAGAAGGTGCTGGAAAAGTAAGAGATATTCTTGATAGAGAAGAACAGAGTTCTGGAGATAAATTATTGGATAAAGACATAAAAGGTGAAATAGAATATAAAAATATAAAGTTTAAATATGATAAAGAAGAAGTAATAAAGGATATTTCATTTAAAATAAAACCAAAAACAACAGTGGCACTTGTAGGTCCTTCGGGTTCTGGTAAGACTACACTTGGACAGCTTTTAGGAAGGTTTTGGGATGTTGATGATGGTTCTATCACTATAGATGGAGTTGATATAAGAGATATATCTTTTGAAAGTCTTATGAATAACACATCTTTTGTTTTTCAAGATGTTTTTATGTTGCAGGATAGTATATTTGAAAATATAAGAATGGGAAGTGATTCTTCTAAAGAAGATATAGAAAATGCAGCCAAGAAAGCTCAAATCCATGATTTTATAATGTCATTGCCTGAAAAGTATGATACTTTACTGGGCGAGAATGGCATAAAATTAAGTGGAGGAGAAAAGCAAAGAATTTCTATAGCAAGAGCAATTCTGAAAAATACTCCTATAGTGGTATTAGACGAAGTTACTTCTTATTCAGATATAGAAAATGAAAGTAAAATTCAAATTGCTCTCAGAGAATTACTTAAAAATAAAACTGGAATAATAATTGCACATAGATTATATACAATAAAGAATTCAGATAATATAATAGTTCTTAATGAAGGAAAAATTCAAGAAATGGGAACACATGATCAATTAATGAATAAAGAAGGATTGTATAAACATTTATGGAATATGTATGATTATGATTTAGTTAAAGATGAGGAGGAGGTTTAA
- a CDS encoding methyl-accepting chemotaxis protein, producing MNKNRNSLKKSLVRSYTSIFLIFILTIFILLFLIFRGATNVLNELGEAALKNKINMAVEYLDFLESQVNKGYIDREQAQETFRTSMLNKVQKDGKTRGLNNKLELGIEAYMYAIDKNGKEMMHPFKEGENISNIVDDNGKNVVQLILNEGNNPKNDGIITFFWKNPNENKTREKVNAVKYYEPWGWYLNVGTYYEDFYGNIQQLFFNILLIVFIIIIIIYIFILFKIDKKAKPFTKLVNTIEKLSNGDLKVEFDYNRNDEIKIVADSLKILKKKIKDYIELSNRSSEILLESSEELNGASDYISKSSIQISDTINNLAYDTTKQLEHSEKANKNMEILDNLIYECKEKMIIVSENSNEAVKSVSQGLKVIKDLISSTDESKVSNEEIFKAITQATDKAKNVEKVSSVISSIAAQTRLLALNATIEASKAGEFGRGFSVVADEIRTLADEAQKSSKEIENVVKELIENVEKMNEIRVNVEDNNKKQSDSINETENKYKNIYESIKNSEKSIRSYGELVEELLNKKQEVIEDIDSLASISKNNSAKTQEINASVEEQTSSIESVEEYSQKLLELSKELKNSIDKYFKL from the coding sequence ATGAATAAGAACAGGAATTCTTTAAAAAAAAGTCTTGTGAGATCATACACAAGTATTTTTTTGATATTTATTTTAACCATATTTATATTGTTGTTTCTCATATTTAGAGGTGCTACTAATGTTTTAAATGAACTTGGAGAAGCAGCTTTAAAAAACAAAATAAATATGGCTGTTGAATATCTTGATTTTTTAGAATCACAAGTCAATAAAGGGTATATTGATAGAGAACAGGCACAAGAAACTTTTAGAACGAGTATGCTCAATAAAGTTCAAAAAGATGGCAAAACGAGAGGACTTAATAATAAACTTGAACTTGGAATTGAAGCATATATGTATGCAATAGATAAAAATGGTAAAGAAATGATGCATCCTTTTAAAGAAGGAGAAAACATATCAAATATTGTTGATGATAATGGTAAAAATGTTGTACAACTTATCCTTAATGAAGGAAATAATCCTAAAAATGATGGTATAATAACTTTTTTTTGGAAAAATCCAAATGAAAATAAGACAAGAGAAAAAGTAAATGCCGTTAAATATTATGAACCTTGGGGTTGGTATTTAAATGTTGGAACTTATTATGAAGACTTTTATGGTAATATTCAACAATTATTTTTTAATATACTTTTAATAGTATTTATAATAATTATTATTATTTATATTTTTATATTATTTAAAATAGATAAGAAAGCCAAACCTTTTACTAAATTGGTAAATACAATAGAAAAACTTTCAAATGGAGATTTAAAGGTTGAATTTGATTATAATAGAAATGATGAAATAAAAATAGTTGCTGATTCTTTAAAAATTTTAAAGAAAAAAATTAAAGATTATATAGAACTTTCAAATAGATCATCAGAAATTCTTCTTGAATCATCTGAAGAATTAAATGGTGCTTCTGATTATATCTCAAAATCTTCTATACAAATAAGTGATACTATAAACAATTTAGCTTATGATACTACAAAGCAACTTGAACATTCAGAAAAAGCAAATAAAAACATGGAAATATTAGATAATCTCATTTATGAATGTAAAGAAAAAATGATTATTGTCAGTGAAAATTCTAATGAAGCTGTTAAATCTGTGAGTCAAGGTCTTAAGGTTATAAAAGATCTCATAAGTTCAACAGATGAAAGTAAAGTTTCAAATGAAGAGATATTTAAGGCTATTACACAGGCAACAGATAAAGCTAAAAATGTTGAAAAAGTTAGTTCTGTTATAAGTTCAATAGCTGCCCAAACAAGACTTTTAGCTTTGAATGCTACAATTGAAGCATCTAAAGCTGGAGAGTTTGGAAGAGGTTTTTCTGTTGTTGCAGATGAGATAAGGACACTTGCAGATGAAGCTCAAAAATCATCAAAAGAAATAGAGAATGTTGTTAAAGAACTTATAGAGAATGTAGAAAAAATGAATGAAATAAGAGTCAATGTAGAAGACAATAATAAAAAACAGAGTGATAGTATAAATGAAACAGAAAATAAATATAAGAATATATATGAAAGTATTAAAAATTCTGAAAAATCTATAAGATCTTATGGAGAACTTGTAGAAGAACTTTTAAATAAGAAGCAAGAGGTTATTGAAGATATAGATTCACTTGCCAGTATATCTAAAAATAATTCTGCAAAAACACAAGAAATAAATGCTTCTGTTGAAGAGCAAACATCTTCTATTGAATCTGTTGAAGAGTATAGTCAAAAACTTTTGGAACTTTCAAAAGAGTTAAAAAATTCTATAGATAAATATTTTAAATTATAA
- a CDS encoding branched-chain amino acid ABC transporter permease, with translation MFANVLINGTINGSIYALIALGFSLTFGVAGVVNLYHGAYYMVAAYLTYTFISLNFPSWLAAIISLLLVAGLGGLMMKGPILYLRKKGESIYILIFTLGAAYFTQYLFTMLYGARRYSIMPFYDNALNIMGETVPGSRVFAFIISIITIIAVMLFINKTSFGKQILATSQDVYAAELVGINTSSVFILTSAISALLAGIGGIVISPFLSISVDMWLPTLLKAFSIVILGGLGSIGGSIVAAFIMAYIEGIVAITWTSSMTEVVFLVLVFIFLIFKPTGIMGKKTI, from the coding sequence TTGTTTGCAAATGTCCTAATAAACGGAACTATTAATGGATCAATTTATGCTTTAATAGCACTTGGATTTTCGCTGACTTTTGGGGTAGCCGGCGTTGTAAACCTTTATCATGGAGCTTATTACATGGTTGCAGCATATTTAACTTATACATTTATAAGCTTAAATTTTCCTTCTTGGCTTGCAGCTATAATATCTCTTTTATTGGTTGCTGGATTAGGTGGCCTCATGATGAAAGGACCTATACTTTATTTAAGAAAAAAAGGAGAAAGCATTTATATACTCATCTTCACACTTGGTGCAGCATATTTTACTCAATATTTATTCACAATGCTATACGGTGCAAGAAGATATTCAATAATGCCTTTTTATGATAACGCTTTAAATATTATGGGTGAAACCGTTCCTGGTTCAAGAGTTTTTGCTTTCATAATTTCAATTATTACAATAATTGCCGTTATGTTATTTATAAATAAAACAAGTTTTGGAAAACAAATACTTGCAACATCTCAAGATGTTTATGCCGCTGAATTAGTTGGAATAAATACAAGTTCTGTTTTTATACTAACTTCTGCAATATCAGCACTTTTAGCTGGAATCGGAGGAATCGTAATATCTCCTTTCCTTTCAATCTCAGTTGATATGTGGCTCCCAACATTATTAAAAGCTTTTTCAATCGTTATATTAGGTGGACTTGGTAGTATAGGAGGAAGTATAGTTGCAGCATTTATTATGGCTTATATTGAAGGTATTGTCGCAATAACTTGGACTTCAAGTATGACAGAAGTTGTATTCCTTGTTCTGGTATTCATATTCCTAATATTTAAACCTACAGGAATTATGGGTAAGAAAACTATATAA
- a CDS encoding MATE family efflux transporter, producing MWKMSLPAIIAMILYGMNTVFDAIFVGRFVGETALAGVSLAYPLSQIVLGIGSLFGVGAGSALSIAIGAKDKKTQERILGNVNYLSIISTVVYMIIGWFFAESFIKMMGGKGEAILPAVEYFRITIIGTIFWIHGLALNMVVRAEGKMKSAAVMMGSGLLINIIANYFLIVVFGFGVKGAAWGTNLGMFIYSLMGILYFSGKKATFEANPLKIYRDKKIINSIFSMGIPSFIMSVMSVLQGVVVFNALSKYGTLFDIAFYGVAFRIYTFLLTPIFGLMRALQPVTGINFGAGNNLRVIKSYKVFTVAGICFMIPFWIILMLIPSSVLNIMMPGQIFDPYNIMNFRILMLVIPILPIIFICMTFFPSINKGKPVAIIGIARQIVFYIPVMYFFPKFMGIRGIYFGSFLIDVIIVIWALLISLKEFKVLKNKNLKIQNEY from the coding sequence ATGTGGAAAATGTCTTTGCCGGCTATAATAGCTATGATTTTATATGGAATGAATACTGTATTCGATGCTATTTTTGTTGGTCGTTTTGTTGGTGAAACGGCACTTGCTGGGGTTTCATTAGCCTATCCATTATCTCAAATTGTTCTTGGTATAGGTTCATTATTTGGAGTGGGAGCAGGTTCTGCATTGAGTATAGCAATAGGAGCTAAAGATAAAAAGACTCAGGAGAGAATATTAGGTAATGTCAATTACTTAAGTATAATTTCTACCGTTGTATATATGATCATTGGTTGGTTTTTTGCTGAAAGTTTTATAAAAATGATGGGTGGAAAAGGGGAAGCTATACTTCCTGCTGTCGAGTATTTTAGAATAACCATAATAGGAACTATTTTTTGGATACATGGATTAGCTTTGAATATGGTTGTTAGAGCAGAAGGAAAGATGAAATCAGCTGCAGTTATGATGGGTAGTGGATTATTAATAAATATAATAGCAAATTATTTTTTGATAGTTGTTTTTGGTTTTGGAGTTAAAGGAGCAGCTTGGGGAACTAATTTGGGTATGTTTATATATAGTTTAATGGGAATATTATATTTTTCAGGAAAAAAAGCCACATTTGAAGCTAATCCTTTGAAGATTTATAGAGATAAAAAAATAATAAATAGTATATTTTCTATGGGAATACCTTCATTTATAATGTCTGTTATGAGTGTTTTACAGGGAGTTGTAGTTTTTAATGCATTATCTAAATATGGAACTTTATTTGATATAGCTTTTTATGGTGTTGCTTTTAGAATATATACTTTTTTATTAACGCCAATTTTTGGTCTTATGAGGGCTTTACAACCCGTTACAGGTATAAATTTTGGAGCTGGTAATAATTTAAGAGTTATAAAATCTTATAAGGTTTTTACAGTTGCAGGTATTTGTTTTATGATTCCTTTTTGGATTATTTTGATGTTAATTCCCAGCTCAGTATTGAATATAATGATGCCAGGACAGATTTTTGATCCTTATAATATAATGAACTTTAGAATTTTGATGCTCGTAATACCTATACTTCCAATAATATTTATATGTATGACTTTTTTTCCATCTATTAATAAAGGAAAACCTGTTGCAATAATAGGTATAGCAAGACAAATTGTTTTTTATATTCCTGTTATGTATTTTTTTCCAAAATTTATGGGAATAAGAGGTATTTATTTCGGATCTTTTTTGATAGATGTAATTATAGTTATTTGGGCTTTGTTAATCTCTTTGAAAGAATTTAAAGTTCTTAAAAATAAAAATCTAAAAATACAAAATGAATATTAA
- a CDS encoding helix-turn-helix domain-containing protein — translation MFYEEDNISKYYKNLEREKIIIKDSIENNIVYYKINNLMGSGDFIRIKYKKGFESILFKNVDMAKNVFNYNFFKNGKNMLEFTYCMEGYFELGIEGFDNSSRIGKDEYCIFYMPEKYKKFKMKYNNFSCFSIAMDFELLKNNINTPFNDEIIEGMITNSYKNYVDNFLLIEQSDKSLKDMVNDIYNNSIFNFSKLEEDILKIFFSIQNNKKFYESSIMTGIISVLLKNLDDPPYINDLSQKFNLSNYKIQKYFKESTGGTFYDFIKKQRVEKSKDLLKNKNLTIAYIASEIGYDNASKFSNMFKKEMNITPKKYRECIK, via the coding sequence ATGTTCTATGAAGAAGATAATATTTCAAAATACTATAAAAATCTTGAAAGAGAAAAGATAATAATAAAAGATAGCATAGAAAATAATATAGTATATTATAAAATAAATAATTTAATGGGTTCTGGTGATTTTATAAGAATAAAATATAAAAAAGGATTTGAATCCATATTATTTAAAAATGTAGATATGGCAAAAAATGTATTTAATTATAATTTTTTTAAAAATGGTAAGAATATGTTGGAATTTACTTATTGTATGGAAGGGTATTTTGAACTTGGTATAGAAGGATTTGATAATTCTTCTAGAATAGGAAAAGATGAATATTGTATTTTTTATATGCCTGAAAAATATAAAAAATTTAAGATGAAATACAATAATTTTAGTTGTTTTTCAATAGCTATGGATTTTGAGCTGTTAAAAAATAATATAAATACTCCATTTAATGATGAAATAATAGAGGGTATGATAACTAATTCATATAAAAATTATGTTGATAATTTTTTATTAATAGAACAATCTGATAAATCTTTGAAAGATATGGTTAATGATATTTATAATAATTCAATATTTAATTTTTCTAAACTAGAAGAAGATATTTTAAAGATATTTTTTAGTATTCAAAATAATAAAAAATTTTATGAAAGTTCAATCATGACTGGAATAATTTCAGTATTACTTAAAAATCTGGATGATCCTCCTTATATAAATGATTTGTCTCAAAAATTTAATCTCAGTAATTATAAGATTCAGAAATATTTTAAAGAAAGTACAGGAGGAACTTTTTATGATTTTATAAAAAAACAAAGAGTTGAAAAATCTAAAGATTTATTAAAAAATAAGAATTTAACTATAGCTTATATAGCTTCTGAAATTGGTTATGATAATGCCAGTAAGTTTTCTAATATGTTTAAAAAAGAGATGAATATAACCCCTAAAAAATATAGAGAATGTATAAAATAG
- a CDS encoding ABC transporter ATP-binding protein has product MLGNIKQLLGKKSKKLKMPIFLLVIDSVFYGIFIGVMYFVLLDLIQDTFSVEKIKEYTWIMIISFIIRTIISSIGYSGIQIQGARAIESMRIKMGDHLRNLPLGYFNKNSIGEISNIMTNDLQDFEKVITHNTSELIKISIISIYLLIITFFIDFSLGLIQLIIVLGSLPLMFYGGKRASKIGKGKKKIIAVVISRMVEYLNGIKVFKSHNMVGEKFERLEKSFKDFRKESIRTEVAIVPYVLAFQTLIDLSFPLMLIISTTKFINGNINNIYYFTFVILNLALTYILRGFSAQYGEFRYLKLASEKLIKTYNEKEISYEYENHQFKNYDIEFENVCFSYEEDDPILKDVSFKAKEGTMTALIGPSGSGKTTITSLIARFWDIQSGKIKIGDMDISKLKPDNILQNVSMVFQEVYLLNDTIYNNIKIGNQKATKEKIVEAAKIANCHDFIESLENGYDTIVGEGGSTLSGGEKQRISIARAILKDAPIILLDEATASLDADNELEIRKSIDKLIKNKTVIVIAHRLNTIKDSDQIIVLNEGKIEEIGDHNILMENKARYYNMYTEMEKAKLWTI; this is encoded by the coding sequence ATGTTAGGCAATATAAAACAACTTTTAGGAAAAAAATCTAAAAAATTAAAAATGCCTATATTCCTTCTTGTTATAGATTCAGTTTTTTATGGCATTTTTATAGGAGTTATGTACTTTGTACTTCTTGATTTAATACAAGATACATTCAGTGTAGAAAAAATAAAAGAGTATACCTGGATAATGATAATATCTTTCATAATAAGAACTATAATTAGTTCTATAGGTTATAGCGGGATTCAAATTCAAGGTGCGAGAGCTATAGAAAGTATGCGTATAAAGATGGGAGATCATTTAAGAAATCTTCCATTGGGATATTTTAATAAAAATAGTATAGGTGAGATTTCTAATATAATGACTAATGACCTTCAAGATTTTGAAAAAGTTATCACTCATAATACTTCTGAATTAATAAAAATTTCTATAATAAGTATTTATCTTTTAATAATAACTTTTTTTATTGATTTTAGTCTTGGACTTATACAATTGATAATAGTTTTAGGATCATTACCTTTAATGTTTTATGGTGGAAAAAGGGCTTCAAAGATCGGAAAAGGTAAAAAGAAAATAATAGCCGTGGTTATATCAAGAATGGTAGAATATTTGAATGGTATAAAGGTATTTAAATCACATAATATGGTTGGAGAAAAATTTGAAAGACTTGAAAAATCTTTTAAAGATTTTAGGAAAGAAAGTATAAGAACAGAAGTTGCAATAGTTCCATATGTTTTAGCTTTTCAAACTTTGATAGATTTGAGTTTTCCTTTGATGCTTATTATTTCTACTACAAAATTTATAAATGGAAATATAAATAATATATATTATTTTACTTTTGTTATATTGAACTTGGCCTTGACTTATATTCTTCGCGGTTTTTCGGCACAATATGGAGAATTTAGATATTTAAAACTTGCATCTGAAAAGCTTATTAAAACTTATAATGAAAAAGAGATATCTTATGAATATGAGAATCATCAATTTAAAAATTATGATATTGAATTTGAAAATGTATGTTTTTCTTATGAAGAAGATGATCCAATATTAAAAGATGTTAGTTTTAAAGCAAAAGAAGGTACAATGACGGCACTTATCGGACCTTCAGGCTCTGGAAAGACTACAATTACAAGTCTTATAGCAAGATTTTGGGATATACAATCGGGAAAGATAAAGATTGGTGATATGGATATAAGTAAATTAAAGCCGGATAATATACTACAAAATGTAAGTATGGTTTTTCAAGAAGTATATCTTTTAAATGATACCATATATAATAATATAAAAATAGGAAATCAAAAAGCCACTAAAGAAAAGATAGTTGAAGCTGCTAAAATAGCTAATTGTCATGATTTTATAGAAAGTTTAGAAAATGGTTATGATACGATAGTTGGAGAGGGAGGATCAACTCTTTCTGGTGGAGAAAAACAAAGAATTTCAATTGCACGTGCAATACTAAAAGATGCTCCTATAATTCTTTTGGATGAAGCGACTGCTTCACTCGATGCCGATAATGAGCTTGAAATAAGGAAATCTATTGATAAACTCATAAAAAATAAAACGGTTATAGTCATAGCACATAGATTGAATACAATAAAAGATTCTGATCAAATAATAGTTTTAAATGAGGGAAAGATAGAAGAAATCGGGGATCATAATATATTAATGGAAAACAAAGCAAGGTATTATAATATGTACACAGAGATGGAAAAAGCCAAGTTATGGACTATTTAA
- the arcC gene encoding carbamate kinase has protein sequence MEKKLAVIAIGGNAVNRPGEEPNSENMIKNIENTAKFLVEMIEKNYDLVITHGNGPQVGNILIQQDIAKDKIPPFPMDINGAMTQGYLGYMIIQSLKNILNEKKINKEIASIVTQVVVNKDDDGFKNPSKPVGPFYSEEEGKYLQKEKGWDFKEDAGRGWRRVVPSPIPVEIIENNTIKKLVDSDFLVVACGGGGIPIIKENNKLKGVEAVIDKDRASSLLAKNLNADEFIILTAVEQVAINFGKPNQENLSEITVEKAEEYMKQGHFAKGSMLPKIEACLEFVKSTGKTALITDMEKLTEALEGKTGTKIIK, from the coding sequence ATGGAAAAAAAATTAGCCGTTATTGCAATAGGCGGAAATGCTGTGAACCGGCCTGGTGAAGAACCTAATTCTGAAAATATGATTAAAAATATTGAAAACACAGCGAAATTTTTGGTAGAAATGATAGAAAAAAATTATGATCTCGTAATAACTCATGGAAATGGACCTCAAGTTGGCAATATTTTGATACAACAAGATATAGCAAAAGATAAAATTCCACCTTTTCCGATGGATATAAATGGAGCAATGACACAAGGATATTTAGGTTATATGATAATTCAATCTTTAAAAAATATTTTAAATGAAAAGAAAATAAATAAAGAAATAGCCTCAATTGTAACTCAAGTTGTTGTAAATAAAGATGATGATGGATTTAAAAATCCAAGTAAACCTGTAGGACCTTTTTATTCTGAAGAAGAGGGCAAATATCTTCAAAAAGAGAAAGGCTGGGATTTTAAAGAAGATGCAGGACGTGGTTGGCGAAGAGTTGTTCCATCTCCAATACCTGTTGAAATAATAGAAAACAATACAATAAAAAAATTAGTCGATTCTGATTTCCTTGTAGTCGCTTGTGGTGGTGGTGGAATTCCAATTATAAAAGAAAATAATAAATTAAAAGGTGTTGAAGCAGTTATAGATAAAGATAGAGCTTCTTCATTACTTGCAAAAAATTTAAATGCCGATGAATTTATAATTTTGACTGCTGTAGAACAAGTCGCTATAAACTTTGGGAAACCAAATCAAGAAAATTTATCCGAAATAACAGTTGAAAAAGCTGAAGAATATATGAAACAAGGTCATTTTGCTAAAGGAAGTATGTTACCAAAAATAGAAGCTTGTCTTGAATTTGTTAAATCTACTGGAAAGACAGCCTTAATAACTGATATGGAAAAACTAACTGAAGCTTTAGAAGGCAAAACTGGAACTAAAATAATAAAATGA